The following coding sequences lie in one Vicugna pacos chromosome 5, VicPac4, whole genome shotgun sequence genomic window:
- the RUFY4 gene encoding RUN and FYVE domain-containing protein 4 isoform X2, with product MAEEGEVLKITRDLKAAVSAILQGFGSGQQPVTDASAELHRLCGCLELLLQFDQKEQKGFLRPRKDYWDFLCTALGQQRGDTEPACFVHSQSKLKTSLGKGRAFIRFCLAHGQLAEFLQLCLLNPELTREWYGPRSPLVCPELQEDILDSLYALNEVAFDLDLQWPDLDGAWPMFSESHCSNSNRTQGRRPRKTKDSPKEISATYRDPIGVHPEEPYTSQAGCLQDAPREDRLAGLPRTQQHKHLPSSLEKKRKDPRSLGHPQSMWEPEGEELQQDQEKGAPRTGIYLENSTPSIQGQGEGAKAPLKEVIGTEAEGRGVLLDVSGQRTTDRTHEGEAEWGHVRRLLASSPKGTVEDAASGSRQEGEVPSIPGEPWVLQGTKEGSTTEKPQEQTEVTSVTRKEEQAEMALQDVVKSLRHGLQKTKEKAQHQEQLLKEQEGELKALQEQLRRCQEERAWLQAELEQKQLEAERRDAMHEEELEGQRDLVRAMKRRVLELIQEKDDLWQKVQHLSSVAPGCCVSCSKIFGRLSRQYPCRLCGGRVCHACSVDYKKRERHCPPCSQRREAQVL from the exons ATGGCGGAAGAGGGAGAGGTCCTCAAGATCACCAGGGACCTGAAGG CGGCCGTCTCCGCCATCCTCCAGGGCTTTGGGAGTGGGCAGCAGCCGGTGACAGATGCCAGCGCTGAGCTGCACAGACTCTGTGGCTGCCTGGAGCTTCTGCTGCAG TTTGACCAGAAAGAGCAGAAGGGCTTCCTGAGGCCTCGGAAGGATTACTGGGACTTCCTCTGCACTGCCCTGGGGCAGCAGCGGGGGGACACAGAGCCAGCCTGCTTCGTCCACTCACAAAGCAAG CTGAAGACCTCACTGGGAAAAGGCCGTGCCTTCATCCGCTTCTGCCTCGCCCATGGACAGCTGGCTGAGTTCTTGCAGCTCTGCCTCCTGAACCCAGAGCTTACCAG GGAGTGGTATGGCCCCCGGAGCCCTCTGGTGTGCCCTGAACTCCAGGAAGACATCCTGGATTCCCTCTATGCTCTCAATGAAGTGGCTTTCGACTTGGACCTGCAGTGGCCAGACTTGGATGGGGCCTGGCCCATGTTCTCAGA GTCCCACTGCTCCAATTCCAATCGGACCCAAGGGAGAAGACCCAGAAAGACCAAAGATTCCCCAAAGGAG ATCTCAGCCACATACAGAGACCCCATAGGAGTCCACCCAGAGGAGCCATACACCAGCCAAGCTGGCTGTCTGCAAGATGCACCCAGGGAAGACCGGTTGGCTGGACTCCCCAGGACCCAGCAACACAAGCATCTTCCCTCCtctttggaaaagaagagaaaagatccCAGGAGTCTTGGGCACCCCCAGAGCATGTGGGAACCAGAGGGGGAGGAGCTTCAGCAAGACCAAGAGAAAGGAGCTCCAAGGACAGGGATCTACCTAGAGAACTCAACACCCAGTATCCAGGGACAGGGAGAGGGGGCCAAGGCACCTCTGAAAGAGGTGATAGGGACAGAGGCGGAAGGCAGGGGGGTGTTGCTGGATGTGTCGGGCCAGAGAACAACAGACAGGACTCATGAAGGAGAAGCAGAGTGGGGTCATGTCCGTAGGCTGCTGGCCTCCAGCCCTAAAGGGACAGTAGAGGACGCAGCATCAGGgagcaggcaggagggagaggtgCCCAGCATCCCAGGGGAGCCCTGGGTCCTTCAGGGAACAAAGGAAGGCTCCACCACAGAGAAACCCCAAGAGCAAACAGAAGTGACCAGTGTGACCAGGAAGGAGGAACAAGCAGAGATGGCTTTGCAGGATGTGGTCAAG AGCCTCAGACATGGTCTCCAGAAAACCAAGGAGAAGGCCCAGCACCAGGAGCAGCTGCTGAAGGAGCAGGAAGGGGAGCTGAAGGCACTGCAGGAGCAGCTCAGAAG GTgtcaggaagagagggcctggcTGCAGGCGGAGCTGGAGCAGAAGCAACTGGAGGCTGAAAGGAGGGATGCCATGCATGAGGAGGAGCTTGAAGGGCAGCGGGACCTGGTCCGTGCCATGAAGAGGCGGGTGCTGGAACTGATTCA AGAGAAGGATGACCTGTGGCAGAAGGTCCAGCATCTCTCTTCTGTGGCCCCTGGATGCTGTGTCAGCTGTAGCAAGATCTTTGGCCGGCTGTCTCGGCAGTACCCATGCAG GCTCTGCGGAGGCCGGGTTTGCCATGCCTGCTCTGTGGATTACAAGAAGAGAGAGCGCCACTGCCCACCCTGCTCCCAGAGAAGAGAAGCCCAAGTCCTCTGA
- the RUFY4 gene encoding RUN and FYVE domain-containing protein 4 isoform X1, giving the protein MRTLKAQRGQAACSWSHSQSGQSQDLKLGLSAQALSPLPWTRSACWNAEQVLGRNISALSLPSTCFQFDQKEQKGFLRPRKDYWDFLCTALGQQRGDTEPACFVHSQSKLKTSLGKGRAFIRFCLAHGQLAEFLQLCLLNPELTREWYGPRSPLVCPELQEDILDSLYALNEVAFDLDLQWPDLDGAWPMFSESHCSNSNRTQGRRPRKTKDSPKEISATYRDPIGVHPEEPYTSQAGCLQDAPREDRLAGLPRTQQHKHLPSSLEKKRKDPRSLGHPQSMWEPEGEELQQDQEKGAPRTGIYLENSTPSIQGQGEGAKAPLKEVIGTEAEGRGVLLDVSGQRTTDRTHEGEAEWGHVRRLLASSPKGTVEDAASGSRQEGEVPSIPGEPWVLQGTKEGSTTEKPQEQTEVTSVTRKEEQAEMALQDVVKSLRHGLQKTKEKAQHQEQLLKEQEGELKALQEQLRRCQEERAWLQAELEQKQLEAERRDAMHEEELEGQRDLVRAMKRRVLELIQEKDDLWQKVQHLSSVAPGCCVSCSKIFGRLSRQYPCRLCGGRVCHACSVDYKKRERHCPPCSQRREAQVL; this is encoded by the exons atgagaactttgaaggctcagagaggtcaagcagCTTGCTCctggtcacacagccagtcagggcagagccaggacctgAAGCTGGGCTTGTCTGCACAAGCTCTTTCCCCCCTACCATGGACCCGCTCAGCCTGCTGGAATGCAGAGCAGGTTCTGGGAAGAAATATTTCTGCACTTTCCCTTCCCTCTACTTGCTTCCAGTTTGACCAGAAAGAGCAGAAGGGCTTCCTGAGGCCTCGGAAGGATTACTGGGACTTCCTCTGCACTGCCCTGGGGCAGCAGCGGGGGGACACAGAGCCAGCCTGCTTCGTCCACTCACAAAGCAAG CTGAAGACCTCACTGGGAAAAGGCCGTGCCTTCATCCGCTTCTGCCTCGCCCATGGACAGCTGGCTGAGTTCTTGCAGCTCTGCCTCCTGAACCCAGAGCTTACCAG GGAGTGGTATGGCCCCCGGAGCCCTCTGGTGTGCCCTGAACTCCAGGAAGACATCCTGGATTCCCTCTATGCTCTCAATGAAGTGGCTTTCGACTTGGACCTGCAGTGGCCAGACTTGGATGGGGCCTGGCCCATGTTCTCAGA GTCCCACTGCTCCAATTCCAATCGGACCCAAGGGAGAAGACCCAGAAAGACCAAAGATTCCCCAAAGGAG ATCTCAGCCACATACAGAGACCCCATAGGAGTCCACCCAGAGGAGCCATACACCAGCCAAGCTGGCTGTCTGCAAGATGCACCCAGGGAAGACCGGTTGGCTGGACTCCCCAGGACCCAGCAACACAAGCATCTTCCCTCCtctttggaaaagaagagaaaagatccCAGGAGTCTTGGGCACCCCCAGAGCATGTGGGAACCAGAGGGGGAGGAGCTTCAGCAAGACCAAGAGAAAGGAGCTCCAAGGACAGGGATCTACCTAGAGAACTCAACACCCAGTATCCAGGGACAGGGAGAGGGGGCCAAGGCACCTCTGAAAGAGGTGATAGGGACAGAGGCGGAAGGCAGGGGGGTGTTGCTGGATGTGTCGGGCCAGAGAACAACAGACAGGACTCATGAAGGAGAAGCAGAGTGGGGTCATGTCCGTAGGCTGCTGGCCTCCAGCCCTAAAGGGACAGTAGAGGACGCAGCATCAGGgagcaggcaggagggagaggtgCCCAGCATCCCAGGGGAGCCCTGGGTCCTTCAGGGAACAAAGGAAGGCTCCACCACAGAGAAACCCCAAGAGCAAACAGAAGTGACCAGTGTGACCAGGAAGGAGGAACAAGCAGAGATGGCTTTGCAGGATGTGGTCAAG AGCCTCAGACATGGTCTCCAGAAAACCAAGGAGAAGGCCCAGCACCAGGAGCAGCTGCTGAAGGAGCAGGAAGGGGAGCTGAAGGCACTGCAGGAGCAGCTCAGAAG GTgtcaggaagagagggcctggcTGCAGGCGGAGCTGGAGCAGAAGCAACTGGAGGCTGAAAGGAGGGATGCCATGCATGAGGAGGAGCTTGAAGGGCAGCGGGACCTGGTCCGTGCCATGAAGAGGCGGGTGCTGGAACTGATTCA AGAGAAGGATGACCTGTGGCAGAAGGTCCAGCATCTCTCTTCTGTGGCCCCTGGATGCTGTGTCAGCTGTAGCAAGATCTTTGGCCGGCTGTCTCGGCAGTACCCATGCAG GCTCTGCGGAGGCCGGGTTTGCCATGCCTGCTCTGTGGATTACAAGAAGAGAGAGCGCCACTGCCCACCCTGCTCCCAGAGAAGAGAAGCCCAAGTCCTCTGA